A window of the Tiliqua scincoides isolate rTilSci1 chromosome 5, rTilSci1.hap2, whole genome shotgun sequence genome harbors these coding sequences:
- the EFHB gene encoding EF-hand domain-containing family member B — protein MEGAGKLIPIGETAATCLTEILPRPITPPVVKKFRNTSSPPAGGERIFYGRANDPDFASYLTHGIKSVPSIKAALLANPPPITRFQQKVKDKKETIYLSHREAPLGKSHDQTTRLPPGLDVTKTAFGVTTIREAPGGETINPPKTFDEVDKEARLGHELYVKSHNDYYVGEPVNRNYDPSMFHRLKLYGKETPHYNDGRNVARTLHWLHDLQMKRAAKLVPKISDDFKEKFQPQLGKVLDPIADTLNVPPNHTFGGMLHPDEYGVGDLLHYRLPSEYLRGKDRERAVFTAIRQELKKANYHNFDTLLKAFRHYDKDGDRKISRDDLKKACFQLNLNLDEELLNAFFDYCDLDKAGFINYLEFVNFLNWKDKTSLEEYEEKILTKGKREGRFDLLPPVGEESTDSAMLKPEDIVLKEPGSSDKTPRTLSRSTDRVFSDYRTTSSQYNAVVGGIPSSYYPLFGIPTIRADIPAPRRRRISDNTNYGDQASVYALLYPNIYSNKGVYEKDFFKTRSKEEIARILRNIGVQLSDESFDEVWKQACQKDHRGEACVESVRNVLDEMQASHIKSRS, from the exons GCTGGAAAGCTGATCCCAATTGGAGAAACAGCTGCCACATGTCTCACTGAAATCTTACCCCGG CCAATTACTCCACCTGTTGTGAAAAAGTTTCGAAACACCAGCAGTCCTCCTGCTGGTGGGGAAAGAATATTTTATGGCCGAGCAAACGATCCTGATTTTGCATCGTATTTGACACATGGCATAAAAAGTGTTCCCTCCATAAAA GCAGCCTTACTGGCAAATCCACCTCCCATAACGcgctttcaacaaaaagttaaaGACAAGAAAGAAACCATTTATTTGAGCCATCGTGAAGCACCCCTTGGGAAGTCCCATGATCAGACAACAAGGCTACCACCAGGATTGGATGTGACAAAGACTGCTTTTGGAGTAACAACCATCAGAG AGGCCCCTGGTGGAGAGACTATAAATCCACCCAAGACATTTGATGAAGTTGATAAGGAAGCTCGGCTAGGTCATGAGTTGTATGTTAAATCCCACAATGATTATTATGTTG GAGAGCCAGTGAACAGAAACTATGATCCATCTATGTTCCACAGACTGAAACTTTATGGAAAAGAAACACCACACTATAACGATGGACGGAATGTAGCTAGAACTTTACACTGGCTCCATGATCTGCAAAT GAAGAGAGCAGCAAAGCTAGTGCCCAAAATAAGTGATGATTTCAAGGAAAAATTTCAGCCTCAGCTTGGAAAAGTCCTTGATCC CATAGCAGACACGCTCAATGTTCCTCCCAACCATACATTTGGAGGGATGCTTCACCCCGATGAATATG GTGTTGGAGACCTTCTTCATTATAGGCTTCCTAGTGAATACTTACGAGGTAAAGACCGAGAACGGGCTGTCTTTACTGCAATTCGGCAGGAGCTGAAGAAAGCAAATTACCACAACTTTGACACGTTATTAAAAGCATTTAGGCATTATGATAAG GATGGAGATCGGAAAATAAGCAGGGATGACTTGAAGAAGGCCTGCTTTCAGCTGAACCTGAACTTGGATGAAGAGCTCCTTAATGCTTTTTTTGACTACTGCGATTTGGACAAAGCAGGTTTTATAAACTACTTGGAGTTTGTGAACTTCCTTAACTGGAAAGATAAAACATCTCTTGAGGAGTATGAAGAAAAAATTCTTACAAAAG GAAAACGGGAGGGTCGCTTTGACCTCCTTCCACCAGTAGGAGAAGAAAGCACAGACAGTGCTATGCTGAAACCTGAAGACATAGTACTGAAGGAACCAGGAAGTTCTGACAAGACGCCCAGAACACTTTCAAGATCAACTGATCGTGTATTTTCCGACTATCGCACAACTTCTTCTCAGTATAACGCAGTTGTAGGAGGCATTCCCTCATCAT ATTACCCACTCTTTGGTATTCCAACCATTCGTGCAGATATTCCTGCCCCTCGACGTCGCCGCATCAGTGACAATACTAATTATGGTGACCAAGCCTCTGTTTATGCATTGTTATATCCCAATATCTATAGTAACAAGGGAGTGTATGAGAAAGACTTCTTCAAGACAAGGTCAAAAGAAGAG ATTGCACGCATTCTGCGCAACATTGGTGTGCAACTCTCTGATGAAAGCTTTGACGAAGTGTGGAAGCAGGCCTGCCAGAAAGACCATAGAGGAGAGGCTTGTGTTGAGTCCGTCCGAAATGTACTGGATGAAATGCAGGCATCACACATAAAAAGCAGAAGCTGA